Below is a window of Cataglyphis hispanica isolate Lineage 1 chromosome 14, ULB_Chis1_1.0, whole genome shotgun sequence DNA.
TCGACGTCGCTTCGAGCATGTCCAGACACCGCTATCGATTTGACCCGCTAATGTGTCACGTCGAAGAGTTTCGCGATCGCGAGAAAGAGACGAGAGACGTTCCGCCGCTGATATCTTTTAAGATGTCGAACGCGATAAACACCCACTACACGATTGTCCGCCCGTTATCGTTAGCGAGATGCATGATTTAATGACTCGCTTGAAATATAAACGAATAATAaggcaattaaaatatatatcacaggttttataattttatatcttcgaTTAATAGTGGTTTAAATGTTACacgtatatttcttttcttttcttttttttttaattaatacgccgatgttttttaaaaatattatgtcaatatataatttgaatatataatttatattattaaactcaCCGTCTCGCGATTCCGATCGGCTCCGACGTTCATTCGTAAGGATCTGCaacaataatgttaataaaaaattaatacaaacatttaataaattaacgtaAAGTCTATTGAGagtattaaattcaaaagaaaatcgtatatgcattatgcataaataaaatattaaaaatcttaaaaaggAAGCAGATGCATTATCTCTTCGCTATGTTTGCAAGTCGCGGAAAGCGgtgctttaaaaaatacaactaGGTCGGAAAAAAGTGTTTCTCGTACTCTTTTATTCTCGCTTGACACAAAAAGCATCTTTGTagatcaaatataaaagatataagacTGAAAGGAGGATTGTTGGCAGAGTACGAAGTGTGACGCCacacatttgtatataaacagattatatataaacagctTTGGAGGTGAAAATTTTAGACAATATCAagtatgaagaaaaatattattatataaataatattattcatgtcAAAGTATCTGTATTAAGGCCCTTTTTTACAACGCGTATCCGCACCAACGATTGAACTAGGAATCGAACCTTTGCGGTCtatccttcttttttctcgcgcAATTGAATCTTTGCGGTcaatcatttttctcttttctcgcgCGTGTGCGCATCAACGGCAATCAAGGGATTATTAACTGATTGCTCGTCGAGCTGCGGCTCAGGGACACTTTTTGCCGTGCAATCTTCcgttcgtcgtcgtcgagacTTAGCTCGCCCATCCATCGCAGGCGCATATAAAAGGACCGTAGTGGAACGCGATCCGGAGCAGTGTGTAGCACGACGTATGTCCGGTCTCGTGCCTCTCGACGTTCCTCCCCGAGTGATCGATCTGGCGTAACGCGTTATACGTACGTAAATATACGTACAGAGCCGTTCCCTCACACGAGCGACAGCACACCGTGAGATCATCACCGTGAGTTCTCGGTTCGCTGGCAACGCTATAAAAGATGTCGCAGCCGGAACAAGGTGGCAGTGCGCAGTACGACAAAGACATGTCGACGTCAAAGAGTAGCTCGATGCTGCGCCTGAATCAGGAGGGCCGTCGCGGCTCCGCCGATTGGCAGGACCAGGGCGACAGCGACTCGGAAGTCAGCGAGAACGATTTCCTCACCAAGGGCGCCTTCCTGCTCACCCCGAGCCACGAGCTGAGCATGGAGAAGGCCGCCACCATCTGCGAGAAGATGAACTTCCGGTGAGAATCACTTTGGTGAGCCACCACGGCTTGCCGTTCGACCAAGATTTTCCTTCCGGGTTtcgataagagagagagagagagagagagagagagagagagagaaattgttAAAACGGGCGTGTACTCTGATAACTATAATGAACGAGCTTGAAGCGTCatcagtattttattttatcttgcatccaaaaaaaaaatacacatgtaCTTAcgcaaaatttaaagataaagaatattaatagaaacgtGTAATTCGATCAAATCTATCATTGCCTTTTTAAATCAATCTGTGATGGATTATTCTGTTTCATTGTGCAAGGACGCctttaatttttccatcttttAAAGTGAGACCGAAAATTTCGAgatgaaaagattttattaaaagaaattatatttttgaatgaatttatatttacaagaacttattatttgaaactctttgaagtttaaaattttattcttactgACTCGTAACGTTCTTCCTGACTATATTGTGTAGGTCACTTCGACCTTCGCTTAGTTTAATCCACAAGAAATCCTAAAGTGCTTCGTGTTCGAATCGAATCTAAAAGTAGTTAAGTCAGCTGGCGCGTCGCGCGAAGTAGTAGAAACAGTAACAGGTCGGACAACAAATCCATTAAACCAACTACGTACTCCGATCCAGTGTatgttttgtgtgtgtgtgtgtgtgtgtgtgtgtgtgtgtgtgtattatgaGTATAAACTTTTTTGTGCATCGGCAGCTAGCGCATGGGAATGGCAGGAATTCACTCACAATTAACATCGCGAAGACAAAGACGAAGAGTGAACTAACTTTTAACAGAATCATTCCGACGCGTAAAAAATCAtagaagatattaatatatctcgtTCGCACATTAAATTCCATGcctgaatatattttccatcgatttttatattataatcaaaatgattttctGTTACATGATGTAGAGGCGCATTTTCGTTGACGAAAACCGCCACCGGTATTCTCTTCAAGTTCAGCAACATCGAGGACTTTCAGGCCGTGTATAAAAAGGGTTTTCACAAAGTGACAGGTGCACGTTTCTACAAAAAGGTGAATAGTCTCCCGTACCAACGAATTTTCACGCCTTAATTAGCTCCGCGCTTATCATAGGTATTTTAATAtcgctttataaataaattatggctGACAAAATAATTCTGGCGCGGCGCAAATAATTTAACGCATTACTGCTTTGAGACTTTTACATCTGGTGTTATCTTTCTAAAGCCAAAGTACCTGACGCAGAGGAATGCCTTAGTGCTTTTACAACTAATCTCGGGATCTGCATGGATTTTACCCGCGCGTAGTACAAACATATGTTGCGGATATACAACAAAGTATAAAGGGTTTACTTGCTTGAAAGTTAACGGGAATATCTTGACAGTAAGTCGCGTAAAGCAacttatttatgcatttgctttaatttgattattgcaAGATCGCATAAAATACGATACTACGAATTCATTAAACGCTGTATTACAGTGATTAAAtactagttttattttttgattcgcatttcgcatatttattctttaaaatataattttgcaatttccggaataaatttctcatcgggaataaatgtgataaattatacacactatataattcataatacatAGGTCGCTATACCGTGTAGACCGGCAAAGATCTTCACCGTCTATGTTCTTGATGTGCCCGAGGAATTGCCGGAGGACGATATTAGACACGCTCTCTACAAATATCGATCTATCGTCGAAGTAACCAGGCTACCCCTGAATACGGGAACTGTTTGTGAGTCACGAGAATGCAaatgcttttatatttctcatccCGCTGCTTTATTTGGGGGAAAATACCGGCCCCTATAAATATCGTAACGTGATAGACTGCTCTCTTCTTTGAatgatttcgaaaatatataatttatatctcaatataaataaatataatgttatatatattatatatattatttaatatttcaataatatatttttatatttatatatatatatatatacatttattttttaataatagatttattttgcaaaaagtattttaatttgaaacactctcgaatataaaatatcatatcttTTTCACATAAACGACAAGTCATGATCTGaattgacattatttttgcCATTATATTCTATGCACACATGTTTAAAAGCGCTATTACTTTTTGCGTGATGCGCGATGCATCGAGCTACCTCAGCATGCAATAAAATGCTCGtgtgttaaaataaatcagtGAAGGCCATCAATGACAAGCTAAAGAGCGACGCGCAGAATCTCAACGAGCCGGCGACGATTTATACGGGGCCACCCGTTATAAGGGTTACCCTGGCCAACGTGGAGGAGACCTCGATGCTGCTGAGCCGTGGTTTGGATTTTTATGGGGCCACATATTTTCCCACCGAAACGCCCCATCCAGCCGCTCAGCCCCTCGCCAAATACAAAAACAACAGGTGGGAAGTGAATTCTCTCGCTCATGCGACGCGAGCCGCGCGTGATTCATTGAACGACAAATTCGTGTTAAAAATTACGCACGATATTCCACCATATCGTGCCGGCCGATATTTATAGCccgatattcattaattattgggACAACGCCATCGACAATACAGTATAATGACGATTTAAATGTCCGTTACTTCTAAATTAATACAGCTGTTATTAAATCgttatgttaaaaatgatttatacaaAACGACTTTTCCATTATGCGTGATCGATATTCTTCCCATTCTTAATTATGTCGTCTACTTTAACTCGCTACGAAAAAATCATCtatttatgcattataatataaaatttaaaaagggaAATAGAATtgctattacaatttaaattgtaatcttctctaaaaaaaaaagagagagagagaaaagaaaatgacgGCGGCGCCATTACGTGTGATCCGCTCTTCCACTTGGCCGTAATATCTTTAATGGAACATTGCCAATAAAACACAAAAGGTTTGTGGGCATTAGGGGAAAACGGATcgtttcagaaaaaaaaaagagagagagagaaagagcgggcACCCCCTTTCACGTGTTTCGCCATTGCAGATGGATCGAGCTGGCGTCGATCGGCGCGGGACAAAGAGTGAGGGACCTACTTCCGGTCTTTGACAACGCAGGCTTCAACAAATTGCCACCTCCGGCGAGCCGTGTAATAAAACCGCAAAGAAACTGACACGttcccccttccccccttCCCGGCTGACACCCCGAATTCTTCGAcggccgccaccgccaccgccgccaccgcgATCGATAGTGGCGGCGAATCGAGGGAGGACGCCATCGCGAGAACGACGCTACGACCTGAGGATGACGACGCCAACGCAGGCTAGCTCGATCGAAATTCAGAAAAGGACACCAGGATTCGATTCGAGCGATTTTTTAATCCCACGTCGATCGCAACGTTCAAGAGACCAAGCCATTCGTGCATTTAGAGATAATGAGGTAaagtataaggaaaaataGATTTCTCGAATATCGAAtggataatcaaataaaattttcattttctatagAGATACCTTAAACTATTAATAGCTATTAGAGAATTTGATTATCGTTGATATCTCTCGTCTCATTTTTGCAAGTCCTCTATAATCGATACAAATTTTcggatcaaaaatttttgggtcaaaagtaaaaatttttactttcattttactcgagagaaaaaaagaatttttatatttacatccctcgcttataaaaaaaataagataaaatttgagatatttctttcaaatatatattctctaataatatcttatcttAATCAGATTCGTTGACAAGAAcagataagaaaattaattaatcttcctaattacataatttcaaaaataaattatctttaaagagattaatttaaCTCTGTAATTGATACTATTCggagttatatataaaaaaaaaaaaaatctagttaAAACAAAGTACAGCTATATACCTCTCAGATGCATGTGCGACCGATGGAGGGTCAAGCGTAATGCGCAAAGAGAAGCTGAATTATACGCTCGCGAATCGTAGAGCCATTTCTGAGCATGCACACGCGTAAGATACATCGTACCGTTTCGCAGGTCGACGTgattcctcctcctccctccacacacacacacacacacacacacacgcacacacacatatacacatatacacaatgaAGGTTCCTATTTTTCCGCTGGCGGAAAGGTCAGCGCCGTCGTATCAaacgcaatatatatagtatatgaaATTACTGTTCCTATCAGTCCCCTACTTTAACGCCAGTCACGCGagtaatattatcttaaacaCGCCAGATTGATTACACACGCCAGAAATTAATTCGCCAACGCGCTGATTAGGAAGGTTCTCGTGGAGTAAAAGTAATCGAACGTCATACACGTCATATTCGAAGATGAATCACGATGATTCACGGATCTTTGAAGTTGCTTTAATCttgtttgttatatata
It encodes the following:
- the LOC126854602 gene encoding uncharacterized protein LOC126854602 — encoded protein: MSQPEQGGSAQYDKDMSTSKSSSMLRLNQEGRRGSADWQDQGDSDSEVSENDFLTKGAFLLTPSHELSMEKAATICEKMNFRGAFSLTKTATGILFKFSNIEDFQAVYKKGFHKVTGARFYKKVAIPCRPAKIFTVYVLDVPEELPEDDIRHALYKYRSIVEVTRLPLNTGTVLKAINDKLKSDAQNLNEPATIYTGPPVIRVTLANVEETSMLLSRGLDFYGATYFPTETPHPAAQPLAKYKNNRWIELASIGAGQRVRDLLPVFDNAGFNKLPPPASRVIKPQRN